A stretch of the Nitrospinota bacterium genome encodes the following:
- a CDS encoding ABC transporter permease subunit, whose translation MDKMGGPRPAGNLRPRLKTDVMTRRLVTLGGGAVIASILCILLVIVAEVYPLFTPARATMETALTPAEGERTPISMGLDEYRQSAYLITKREALVVSMKDGILVKNVRFPWADGAVAVSATPLADGVVALGLSDGRVAPVEITFESSFNERGEKVADCVIRPGEPVVVNKSGGAVKFLAHAQTEQGPVTAAVIGPDELAVLSVTESKSLVGPVEKQATLKTVPLPLEGVITAIAMDKRGEDIFIGTSAGRIARVSLKDSPEPVAGEIVTAASAPGASVSVLGFLLGGRTLVAGDTAGAVSSWQMVNDEHGVRRLIKNYSFTSHRRAVTSFASSARNKGFVTADESGQVMLRYGTTGSTLLRVEAAGEKIGQIVMPPKGDAFAALTAAGEIKEWKLDNPHPEVTLRGLFGKVRYEGYEQGEYVWQSTGGADDFEAKLSLTPLIFGTLKGTFYALLFAVPLSLLAALYTSQFMGPGLKGIVKPAVEIMAAMPSVVLGFIAGLWLAPVMEKIAPGVFLMPFMAVASVLAAFAVWSKMASPELRGRMTHGKELLVIIPAVLAAVWLSLSLGALLEQALLGGDYRVWLREALGLTFDQRNSLVVGFAMGFAVIPIIFTIAEDSLSNVPAHLKAGSLALGATPWQTALRVALPAASPGIFSAIMIGFGRAVGETMIVLMATGNTSIMDLSVFNGFRALSANIAVELPEAPEQGTLYRTLFLAALLLFAMTFIVNTAAEMVRLKLRKRYSEI comes from the coding sequence ATGGATAAAATGGGGGGGCCCCGGCCAGCCGGCAATCTGCGGCCAAGGCTGAAGACGGACGTGATGACCCGCCGGCTTGTCACTCTTGGCGGCGGCGCGGTGATAGCCTCCATCCTTTGCATTCTGCTTGTGATCGTCGCGGAGGTCTATCCCCTTTTCACCCCCGCCAGGGCCACCATGGAAACAGCGCTCACGCCGGCGGAGGGGGAACGGACGCCCATTTCGATGGGGCTGGACGAATACCGCCAATCGGCATACCTGATAACGAAGCGCGAGGCGCTGGTGGTCTCCATGAAAGACGGAATACTGGTCAAAAACGTCCGTTTCCCATGGGCGGACGGCGCGGTGGCCGTTTCCGCCACTCCCCTCGCCGACGGAGTGGTGGCGCTGGGCCTTTCCGACGGACGGGTGGCGCCGGTGGAGATCACTTTCGAGTCCTCTTTTAACGAGCGCGGCGAGAAGGTGGCCGATTGCGTGATCCGTCCCGGAGAACCTGTGGTGGTGAACAAAAGCGGCGGAGCCGTAAAATTCCTCGCGCACGCCCAGACTGAGCAAGGCCCTGTGACCGCGGCGGTAATCGGCCCGGACGAGCTTGCCGTGCTGTCCGTCACCGAATCTAAAAGCCTTGTAGGCCCGGTTGAAAAACAGGCCACGCTCAAAACTGTCCCCCTTCCTTTGGAAGGGGTAATAACGGCCATCGCCATGGACAAAAGGGGCGAAGATATCTTTATAGGCACTTCCGCGGGAAGGATCGCCCGGGTGAGCCTGAAGGATTCGCCCGAACCTGTGGCCGGGGAGATAGTCACCGCCGCTTCGGCCCCCGGCGCTTCGGTGAGCGTGCTCGGTTTCCTGCTGGGTGGACGCACGCTTGTGGCGGGGGACACCGCCGGGGCTGTCAGCTCCTGGCAGATGGTCAACGACGAGCATGGCGTGCGCAGGCTGATAAAGAACTATAGTTTCACCTCGCACAGGCGGGCTGTCACATCCTTCGCTTCTTCCGCCCGCAACAAGGGCTTTGTGACGGCCGATGAGTCGGGACAGGTGATGCTCCGTTACGGCACCACAGGCTCCACCCTTTTAAGAGTGGAGGCGGCTGGTGAAAAGATCGGCCAGATTGTGATGCCGCCGAAGGGGGACGCATTCGCCGCGCTCACGGCGGCCGGGGAGATAAAAGAATGGAAGCTGGACAACCCCCACCCCGAAGTGACGTTGCGCGGCCTTTTCGGCAAGGTCCGGTATGAAGGGTACGAACAGGGGGAATACGTATGGCAGTCCACCGGCGGGGCGGACGATTTTGAGGCGAAGCTAAGCCTTACACCGCTTATTTTCGGAACTCTCAAGGGGACGTTCTACGCCCTTCTTTTCGCGGTCCCCCTTTCGCTGCTGGCGGCCCTTTACACTTCCCAGTTCATGGGGCCGGGCCTTAAAGGGATAGTCAAACCGGCGGTGGAGATCATGGCCGCCATGCCCAGCGTGGTGCTTGGGTTCATCGCGGGGCTGTGGCTCGCCCCTGTGATGGAGAAGATAGCGCCGGGTGTGTTCCTGATGCCGTTCATGGCCGTGGCCTCGGTATTGGCCGCGTTCGCCGTGTGGAGCAAGATGGCTTCTCCTGAGTTGCGCGGGCGGATGACCCACGGCAAGGAGCTCCTTGTGATAATCCCCGCCGTGCTGGCGGCGGTGTGGCTCTCCTTGTCGCTGGGGGCGCTGCTAGAACAGGCTCTCCTGGGGGGGGACTACCGGGTGTGGCTTCGGGAAGCGCTGGGGCTCACCTTCGACCAGCGCAACAGCCTCGTGGTCGGCTTTGCCATGGGCTTTGCCGTGATCCCGATAATATTCACCATCGCCGAGGACTCGCTGTCCAACGTGCCGGCGCATCTTAAGGCAGGGTCGCTGGCGCTTGGGGCCACCCCATGGCAGACGGCGCTTCGCGTGGCCCTCCCGGCGGCAAGCCCCGGGATATTCTCCGCCATAATGATAGGTTTTGGCAGGGCCGTGGGCGAGACTATGATAGTGCTCATGGCCACAGGCAACACCTCGATAATGGACCTGAGCGTGTTCAACGGGTTCCGGGCGCTTTCCGCCAACATCGCCGTGGAGCTTCCCGAGGCTCCCGAGCAGGGAACGCTGTATAGGACACTGTTTTTGGCCGCCCTGCTCCTTTTCGCCATGACATTCATCGTGAACACCGCCGCCGAAATGGTGCGGCTGAAACTTCGCAAAAGGTATTCGGAGATATGA
- a CDS encoding phosphate ABC transporter substrate-binding protein — MICLLAAGYAPEAIAAGGAPKVDSKIAAYKKVSGISGSVSSVGSDTLNNLMTLWAETFNKAYPNTKTQVEGKGSSTAPPALIAGTAQLGPMSRPMKETEIDQFEKKFGYKPTQIRVAVDALAVFVNKDNPLKSMTLAQVDAVFSKSRRRGAKADMKTWEGLGLTGEWSGKALSLYGRNSASGTYGFFKDHALLNGDFKDTVKEQPGSASVVQGITVDRYAIGYSGIGYATAGVRAVDIAEKDGGKPFEASAQNAYSGKYPLSRFLYIYVNKAPGKTLDPITLEFLKLVLSKEGQDVVVKDGYFPIPSSIVEEELKKIGK, encoded by the coding sequence ATGATCTGCCTGCTTGCCGCAGGTTACGCCCCGGAGGCCATTGCGGCGGGAGGCGCGCCGAAAGTGGACTCGAAAATAGCGGCATATAAAAAGGTGAGCGGGATAAGCGGAAGCGTATCGTCCGTCGGGTCGGACACTTTGAACAACCTGATGACCCTGTGGGCCGAGACCTTCAACAAGGCGTATCCGAACACGAAGACCCAGGTGGAGGGGAAAGGATCGTCCACCGCGCCTCCCGCCCTCATCGCCGGCACGGCCCAGCTTGGCCCCATGTCCCGGCCGATGAAGGAAACGGAGATAGACCAGTTCGAGAAGAAATTCGGTTACAAGCCGACGCAGATACGGGTGGCGGTGGACGCGCTGGCGGTGTTCGTCAACAAGGACAATCCCTTAAAGTCCATGACGCTGGCCCAGGTGGACGCGGTGTTCTCCAAGAGCCGCAGGCGCGGGGCCAAGGCGGACATGAAGACCTGGGAAGGGCTGGGGCTTACCGGCGAATGGTCCGGCAAGGCCTTGAGCCTCTACGGGCGCAACTCCGCCTCCGGCACTTACGGTTTTTTCAAGGACCACGCTCTCCTGAACGGCGATTTTAAGGACACTGTCAAAGAACAGCCCGGCTCCGCCTCGGTGGTGCAGGGGATCACCGTGGACCGTTACGCCATCGGTTATAGCGGGATAGGATACGCCACCGCCGGGGTGCGCGCCGTGGACATCGCCGAAAAGGACGGGGGCAAGCCCTTTGAAGCAAGCGCGCAGAACGCTTACTCGGGCAAATATCCCCTGTCGCGCTTCCTCTATATATATGTGAACAAGGCCCCGGGCAAGACCCTTGATCCGATCACTCTTGAATTCCTCAAGCTTGTGCTTTCAAAAGAAGGGCAGGACGTGGTGGTCAAGGACGGCTATTTCCCGATCCCCTCTTCCATCGTGGAAGAGGAGTTGAAAAAAATCGGCAAGTAG